The following coding sequences are from one Acomys russatus chromosome 16, mAcoRus1.1, whole genome shotgun sequence window:
- the Dynll2 gene encoding dynein light chain 2, cytoplasmic, producing the protein MSDRKAVIKNADMSEDMQQDAVDCATQAMEKYNIEKDIAAYIKKEFDKKYNPTWHCIVGRNFGSYVTHETKHFIYFYLGQVAILLFKSG; encoded by the exons ATGTCTGACCGGAAGGCAGTGATCAAGAACGCAGACATGTCTGAGGACATGCAACAGGATGCCGTTGACTGCGCCACACAGGCCATGGAGAAGTACAACATAGAGAAGGACATTGCCGCCTATATCAAGAAG gAATTTGACAAGAAATATAATCCTACCTGGCATTGTATCGTGGGCCGAAATTTTGGCAGCTATGTCACACACGAGACAAAGCACTTCATCTATTTTTACTTGGGTCAAGTTGCAATCCTCCTCTTCAAGTCAGGCTAG